In Leptospira ellinghausenii, the following proteins share a genomic window:
- a CDS encoding S1C family serine protease, which translates to MNKIILICLSLFLWSETVFSQTESEPAVDSIFRSVVLIRNEGFNTENKTQPWMKKNLYTGFGSGLVLPNQTILTNAHVVRDAKRILVKSSFTKKEYLADVKFIGYDCDLALLQVNDPDFSEQTTSLSLLEGIPNLGSDVLLLGFPNGNDSLSVEKGSILRFEKNRYTYSGLDYRNVLKISANIQPGNSGGPAVQNGKVVGLVFQISTLEQGIAYLISNDIIRHFLEDINDGKYDGFPNLGFTFQNGNPKSLKQAMKVPASETGIFVNRIYPSSTFSKVLKEKDFVTAVDGISISNDGELTSSNKKEFIIDWIEDKQLNSKVTISFYRAGKQNQAEVNLQKNYALELYRDGTEDYFLQAGFVFQPITRSFFHSEDGDLDSSLQYHYSYFIQDLLYRYTTRDIVLSYTFNDPETSKYKKYKYKVVESINGRVPKDLSEFKTLWKENKRGMIVLKFRGMDLPIVLRPESIYQMNQRVKKRYGANYEEL; encoded by the coding sequence ATGAATAAAATCATCTTAATTTGTCTCAGCTTATTTTTATGGAGTGAGACAGTATTTTCACAAACTGAATCAGAACCTGCAGTGGATTCAATATTTCGTTCCGTAGTCCTCATACGGAATGAAGGTTTTAACACTGAGAATAAAACCCAACCATGGATGAAGAAAAATCTTTATACAGGGTTTGGTTCAGGATTGGTATTACCAAACCAAACTATCTTAACCAATGCACATGTAGTTCGTGATGCAAAACGAATTTTAGTGAAGAGTAGTTTCACTAAAAAAGAATACTTAGCAGATGTAAAATTCATTGGTTATGATTGTGACTTGGCATTATTACAAGTGAATGATCCCGATTTTTCGGAACAAACAACATCCTTAAGTCTCTTAGAGGGAATTCCCAATTTAGGATCGGATGTATTGTTATTAGGTTTTCCTAATGGCAATGACAGTTTATCCGTCGAAAAAGGATCCATCTTACGTTTTGAAAAGAATCGGTACACCTATTCTGGGTTAGATTATAGAAATGTATTAAAAATATCAGCAAATATCCAACCTGGGAATTCTGGTGGACCTGCTGTTCAAAATGGAAAGGTTGTTGGCCTCGTATTTCAGATCAGTACATTAGAACAGGGGATTGCGTATTTGATCTCCAATGACATCATCCGTCATTTTTTAGAAGATATTAATGATGGGAAATATGATGGTTTTCCGAATCTAGGATTTACTTTCCAAAATGGAAATCCAAAAAGTTTAAAACAAGCGATGAAAGTTCCTGCTAGTGAAACAGGGATTTTTGTGAATCGAATTTATCCTTCTTCTACATTTTCGAAAGTTTTAAAAGAAAAAGATTTTGTAACTGCAGTGGATGGAATTTCCATTTCAAACGATGGTGAACTCACTTCTTCCAATAAAAAAGAATTCATCATTGATTGGATTGAAGACAAACAATTGAATTCAAAGGTTACGATCAGTTTTTATCGAGCAGGGAAACAAAACCAAGCTGAAGTCAATTTGCAAAAAAACTATGCATTGGAACTCTATCGAGATGGAACGGAAGATTATTTTTTGCAAGCTGGTTTTGTTTTCCAACCAATTACACGATCTTTTTTCCACTCTGAAGATGGTGATTTAGATAGTTCCTTACAATACCACTACAGTTATTTTATCCAAGACCTCCTCTATCGGTATACAACAAGAGATATTGTATTGAGTTACACTTTTAATGATCCGGAAACGTCGAAGTATAAAAAATATAAATACAAAGTTGTAGAGTCGATTAACGGACGAGTTCCAAAAGATTTAAGTGAATTTAAAACCCTTTGGAAAGAAAATAAACGTGGAATGATTGTACTTAAATTTAGAGGAATGGATCTTCCTATTGTATTACGACCTGAATCCATTTACCAAATGAACCAACGAGTTAAAAAAAGATATGGTGCAAATTATGAAGAACTTTAA
- a CDS encoding PDZ domain-containing protein yields MKNFKSIVLVSFLILLTSNVFAEEFEDKRVIEARVTFQKISHQNPWLVGEPFNRKLNIIHLGKGQFFGVTLSKQNPVYAEFESFDYSVPKLAIKAYDGETGFILLESKGMQKLPKSVGLDLKLTDKHCPTGKSRYVYLPFSKTPIKVFMLDQKKTEESDFFFKNQLLCGITISDFLIPTEYVELFLRSGGKSFPHPGFLFDVNLTPSEKEYYSKSVPNPLLVSEVIPGVGPAYNLFPGDLVTMINSFPLTKVDEWDRADKILDLLLRKSDGHLRELGETIQLKLHRNFQSLSISYDLRAYDSNDFLIPEEAKDRRPLYLIVGGFFFTELSNAYLKEFGSEYRVKSEKKLVYLSDYYQKKVHPVREKIVILSRVFPLEGNLGYQDFQDLVLEKVNGTRISSLSQLKTLLQSEESTYYAFELSGGKIAFFTKKEILDLQQELQSTYKLGRSYNLED; encoded by the coding sequence ATGAAGAACTTTAAGTCGATTGTCCTTGTATCATTTTTAATATTGCTAACTTCAAATGTTTTTGCGGAAGAATTCGAAGATAAACGTGTCATTGAAGCAAGGGTAACCTTTCAAAAGATTAGCCACCAAAATCCATGGTTAGTTGGTGAACCATTCAATCGCAAATTAAATATCATACACTTAGGAAAGGGACAATTTTTTGGTGTCACTCTTTCTAAACAAAACCCAGTTTATGCGGAATTTGAATCCTTTGATTATTCCGTACCAAAATTGGCAATCAAAGCTTATGATGGTGAAACTGGATTTATATTATTAGAATCAAAAGGAATGCAGAAATTACCAAAATCTGTAGGTTTGGATTTAAAACTGACAGACAAACATTGTCCCACTGGAAAATCTCGATATGTTTATTTGCCTTTTTCAAAAACTCCAATCAAAGTTTTTATGTTGGATCAGAAAAAAACAGAAGAGTCAGATTTTTTCTTCAAAAATCAATTGTTATGCGGGATTACTATTTCTGATTTTTTGATCCCAACCGAATATGTAGAATTGTTTTTACGATCTGGTGGTAAGTCATTTCCTCACCCAGGATTCTTATTTGATGTGAACCTAACTCCCTCGGAAAAAGAATATTATTCAAAATCAGTTCCAAATCCACTTTTAGTTTCAGAAGTGATTCCTGGAGTTGGGCCTGCTTATAATTTATTCCCTGGAGACTTGGTGACTATGATCAACTCTTTTCCGCTTACGAAAGTAGATGAATGGGACCGTGCTGACAAAATCTTGGATTTGTTATTACGTAAATCCGATGGACATTTGCGAGAATTAGGTGAAACGATCCAACTCAAACTACATCGTAATTTTCAAAGTCTCAGTATTTCTTATGATCTAAGGGCCTATGATTCTAATGATTTTTTAATTCCAGAAGAAGCAAAAGATCGCAGACCATTGTATTTGATTGTAGGGGGATTTTTCTTTACGGAACTTTCCAATGCCTATCTCAAAGAATTTGGTTCGGAATACCGGGTGAAGTCGGAAAAAAAATTAGTATATCTGTCTGATTATTACCAGAAGAAAGTCCACCCAGTGAGGGAAAAAATAGTAATCCTCAGTCGTGTTTTCCCCCTAGAAGGTAACCTAGGATACCAGGACTTCCAAGATTTAGTCTTAGAGAAGGTAAATGGAACTCGCATTAGCTCCCTTAGCCAATTAAAAACTCTATTACAATCAGAAGAGTCCACCTACTACGCGTTTGAATTGTCTGGAGGAAAAATCGCCTTTTTTACAAAAAAGGAGATTCTGGATTTGCAACAAGAGCTTCAGTCTACTTACAAATTGGGACGTTCTTACAACTTGGAAGACTAA
- a CDS encoding ATP-binding protein, translated as MKILFVDDEETIRELFWEYFKDEFKVTLASDGMEALAIANQNTFDLIISDISLPKLNGIQFIQKLRADGNQTPFLVITGDSDIQIAIDVFRMGAVDFFLKPFRMEALRSRIKKFENADIDLTLLYNSGEITQFSGDCKIKLKPQIKKLTSYIAFLTKQILNSPHASPEDLISIKIVLYELLANAIEHGVAGVSYAEKQECLESNQDYFKYVDERCAGNNSSVFVELLMDDVGVTIVIRDEGNGFAVSQIPNPIENPSANLVSGRGIFLAKMNIDSIVYNEKGNEVRFFKTWNRIAGIANQN; from the coding sequence ATGAAAATCCTATTTGTTGACGACGAAGAAACAATTCGTGAATTGTTTTGGGAATACTTCAAAGACGAATTTAAAGTTACATTAGCCTCCGACGGGATGGAGGCTCTTGCTATTGCCAACCAAAACACTTTTGATTTAATCATTTCTGATATCAGCTTACCAAAATTAAATGGAATCCAATTCATACAAAAATTAAGGGCCGATGGAAACCAAACTCCCTTTTTAGTCATTACGGGAGACAGTGACATTCAAATTGCTATTGATGTGTTTCGCATGGGAGCCGTTGATTTTTTTCTAAAACCATTCCGAATGGAAGCTCTTCGTTCTCGGATTAAAAAATTTGAAAATGCAGACATTGATCTCACATTACTTTATAATAGTGGTGAGATCACGCAATTCAGTGGTGACTGCAAAATCAAATTAAAACCACAAATTAAAAAGTTAACATCCTATATTGCATTTTTAACCAAACAAATTTTAAATTCTCCACATGCTTCACCTGAAGATTTGATCTCCATAAAAATTGTATTGTATGAATTATTAGCAAATGCAATCGAACATGGAGTTGCAGGTGTGAGTTATGCTGAAAAACAGGAATGTTTAGAGTCTAACCAAGATTATTTTAAGTATGTTGATGAAAGATGTGCGGGTAACAATTCATCCGTTTTTGTAGAATTACTGATGGATGATGTGGGAGTTACAATTGTGATTCGAGATGAAGGGAATGGATTTGCTGTTTCTCAAATTCCCAACCCAATTGAGAATCCAAGTGCCAATTTAGTCAGTGGACGAGGGATTTTTTTAGCAAAAATGAATATTGATTCTATAGTTTATAATGAAAAAGGAAATGAAGTTCGATTTTTTAAAACTTGGAATCGGATTGCTGGAATTGCCAATCAAAACTGA
- a CDS encoding oligosaccharide flippase family protein, whose protein sequence is MQKIKKIFQLLKVELMKEGVLKNSFFVSSSKAISAVTNLVFMIYSVNLLSKAENGKLQYFLGFLPVVLAIAEFGLPNALIKYISPLAEKKENPGAILNASLRIKFYSFLFLSIITIIAYFTSNENYLVLLLLLFGGIIISFISYFESLFVSYRKYRSLSLWNPLPNIIRLALLFYFSETNEHPLTYMDILAIFCIAPIFVLFLFFIFFGKEEISFSADPSEVRLNEKKLLLFNLWAFAASIFAILSDRMEIFFLNQFHPPEIVADYGTALQLFSGFIIILATFNSIIYPKMARLAETDEFPTVLKKSVFLGGMIAICLAPGILLAEPILTLLFGTKYTNSISVFKILYPNFLLQLVFAPLGTALFALGLPRLLAGLALLRLLFGALFDYWIIPDFGANGAAVSLFLGQIVSWLLLTGYFMAYFRK, encoded by the coding sequence ATGCAAAAAATTAAAAAAATCTTCCAACTTCTCAAAGTCGAACTTATGAAAGAAGGAGTTTTAAAAAACTCTTTCTTTGTTAGTAGTTCTAAAGCAATTTCAGCAGTCACCAATCTTGTGTTTATGATTTATTCCGTAAATTTGTTGAGCAAAGCGGAAAATGGAAAACTACAATACTTTTTAGGATTCCTTCCAGTTGTACTTGCGATAGCAGAGTTTGGATTACCCAATGCACTCATCAAATACATCTCACCCTTAGCCGAAAAAAAAGAAAATCCAGGTGCCATTTTAAATGCATCTCTTAGAATCAAATTTTATTCTTTTTTATTCTTATCAATCATTACGATCATTGCTTATTTTACCAGTAACGAAAACTATTTAGTCCTCTTACTTTTGTTATTTGGCGGAATCATCATATCGTTTATTTCTTATTTTGAAAGTTTATTTGTATCCTATCGAAAATATAGATCATTATCTCTTTGGAATCCCCTTCCAAATATCATTCGATTAGCTTTACTTTTTTATTTTTCTGAAACAAACGAACACCCATTAACTTATATGGATATTCTTGCGATCTTTTGTATCGCTCCAATATTTGTTTTATTTTTATTTTTTATTTTTTTTGGAAAAGAAGAGATTTCATTTTCAGCAGATCCATCCGAAGTCCGATTGAACGAAAAAAAACTCCTTCTTTTTAATTTATGGGCTTTCGCAGCTTCCATATTTGCAATTTTATCGGATAGGATGGAAATTTTCTTTTTAAATCAATTCCATCCACCTGAAATTGTTGCCGACTATGGAACCGCCTTACAATTATTTAGTGGATTTATCATCATTCTAGCGACATTTAACTCTATCATTTATCCAAAAATGGCTAGACTTGCAGAAACAGATGAATTCCCAACTGTTCTAAAAAAATCCGTTTTTTTAGGCGGAATGATAGCCATCTGTTTGGCTCCAGGAATTTTACTCGCTGAACCCATTTTAACTTTGTTATTTGGTACAAAGTACACTAACTCAATTTCTGTTTTTAAAATTCTATATCCCAATTTTTTATTACAATTGGTATTTGCTCCACTAGGAACTGCATTATTTGCTTTGGGATTACCTAGATTGCTCGCAGGTCTTGCTTTATTAAGACTATTATTTGGTGCTTTGTTTGACTATTGGATCATCCCTGATTTCGGTGCAAACGGAGCTGCAGTTTCTCTATTCTTAGGTCAAATTGTATCTTGGTTATTACTTACAGGATATTTTATGGCTTACTTTCGGAAATAA
- a CDS encoding phosphatase PAP2 family protein has translation MKELFLAETSPWFSSGPLDALHILDPSLGGIFFAISTICHYLGGSSFFLGLISFLYIYIRPKLAFELTLGLLTSGIMGYLLKFYLESPRPFPYPEMFDEKAFGLPSGHVYTTTVVWGMLAYRFKNIWFRYVSILIILLMPLTRMYVKVHYLGDVFLGFAVGFLHLIIIQFIIKKYYNKNESVFIDSIHYRTLALLGIVITLSPITLDSPFLSEEHHYTLVGLIMSSGALGGFWLGILFYPRFSKKEFLNWSMPTINFQFGSEVFSVFWKTFFVRLSILVIVITLFYVIPGILIKKTIWKDDLFLRYIRYLVVGFALVCIVPLVLQKIQKGKFLQN, from the coding sequence ATGAAAGAACTCTTTTTAGCCGAAACATCCCCATGGTTCTCATCAGGTCCACTCGATGCCTTACACATCTTGGACCCATCCCTTGGAGGAATCTTTTTTGCGATTTCGACCATCTGCCATTATTTGGGTGGAAGTAGTTTTTTCCTTGGTCTTATATCATTTCTCTATATATACATAAGACCCAAACTTGCTTTTGAATTAACTCTAGGTCTTCTGACTTCGGGAATTATGGGGTATTTATTGAAATTTTATTTAGAGAGTCCGAGACCTTTTCCATATCCTGAAATGTTTGATGAAAAAGCATTCGGATTACCTTCCGGTCATGTTTATACCACCACTGTCGTTTGGGGAATGTTAGCTTATAGATTTAAAAATATTTGGTTTCGATATGTCTCAATTCTCATTATTTTGTTAATGCCACTAACTAGAATGTATGTAAAGGTTCATTATTTAGGTGATGTATTTTTGGGATTTGCAGTAGGTTTTTTACATTTAATCATAATTCAATTTATAATAAAAAAATATTATAACAAAAATGAATCAGTTTTTATTGATTCGATTCATTACCGTACTTTAGCATTATTAGGAATTGTGATTACCCTCTCTCCTATTACCTTAGATTCTCCTTTTCTATCAGAAGAACACCATTATACTTTAGTTGGATTGATCATGTCAAGTGGTGCACTTGGAGGATTTTGGCTTGGAATCTTATTTTACCCACGTTTTAGCAAAAAAGAATTTTTGAATTGGAGTATGCCCACTATCAATTTTCAATTCGGCTCCGAAGTTTTCTCAGTTTTTTGGAAAACTTTTTTTGTAAGACTTTCTATCTTGGTAATTGTGATAACATTGTTTTATGTAATTCCTGGAATTTTGATAAAAAAAACAATTTGGAAAGATGATTTGTTTCTAAGATACATTCGATACCTAGTGGTTGGTTTTGCATTGGTATGCATAGTTCCACTTGTACTACAGAAGATTCAAAAAGGAAAGTTTTTGCAAAACTAA
- a CDS encoding lysophospholipid acyltransferase family protein, translating to MEPNQNPADILESLFVIPREVPKTILRNLLELVYDVKVAGSENIPESGGALIISNHTDYLDIPVQGAFADRKIVYLGKYELFHPQEEIMAIINHKNSPFHYPPLSLTKPVIAILLNSLGSVVKKNLINWGSMPIIRNAAKESEMDKRAAMEYYEKLETYMVDLMKEGELLSIYPEGSRSETGELQSFRAMAAKLAIRAGVPIIPSGIVGATNMSKPKAFLTGDAFKTKIRYQIGKPIPPSEFPTGPEKKAAKELTEILENKVRELMKQAESIL from the coding sequence ATGGAACCTAACCAAAATCCTGCTGATATTTTAGAAAGTTTGTTTGTGATTCCTCGGGAGGTACCAAAAACCATCCTCCGTAACCTCTTAGAGCTCGTTTATGACGTAAAAGTAGCTGGTTCCGAGAATATTCCTGAATCAGGTGGGGCTCTCATCATCTCCAATCATACCGATTATTTGGACATTCCTGTCCAAGGTGCCTTCGCTGATCGTAAGATTGTTTATTTAGGAAAATATGAACTTTTCCATCCCCAAGAAGAGATTATGGCCATTATCAACCATAAAAACTCACCGTTTCATTACCCACCCCTCAGTCTCACCAAACCTGTGATTGCGATTTTATTGAACTCACTCGGAAGTGTGGTGAAAAAAAATCTAATCAATTGGGGGAGTATGCCCATCATTCGCAATGCCGCGAAAGAGTCAGAAATGGACAAACGAGCTGCGATGGAATACTATGAAAAACTAGAGACTTATATGGTGGACCTCATGAAAGAGGGGGAACTACTTTCCATTTACCCTGAAGGTTCACGTTCCGAAACAGGAGAATTACAATCCTTTCGGGCGATGGCAGCAAAACTAGCGATCCGTGCGGGTGTTCCCATCATACCATCAGGGATTGTGGGTGCGACCAATATGTCCAAACCCAAGGCATTTCTCACTGGGGATGCTTTCAAAACAAAGATTCGGTACCAGATTGGAAAACCCATTCCACCTTCAGAATTTCCGACTGGCCCTGAGAAAAAAGCCGCCAAGGAACTCACCGAAATCTTGGAAAACAAGGTAAGAGAACTGATGAAACAGGCAGAATCCATCCTTTAG
- a CDS encoding methylmalonyl-CoA mutase family protein, translating into MSTEILTYSPQNKIRFVTAASLFDGHDASINIMRRILQQSGVEVIHLGHNRSVQEIVQCAIQEDVQGIAITSYQGGHVEYFQYMIDLLKKEGAGHIRVFGGGGGTILPSEIQILHQYGVAHIYSPDEGRTLGLQGMINDVVKQSDFPTPLSFNGDLASHIQKKNYLALGQAITQMEFSLLQEKTKYSINLEFPPTKKTIPVLGITGTGGAGKSSLTDELVRRYLDDFPNQTIAILSVDPSKRKTGGALLGDRIRMNSIFNERVYMRSFATREANIALNRSVKGAIQILKSAGYDLIIVETAGIGQSDSEITEVADVSLYVMTPEYGAATQLEKIDMIDYADVIAINKFDKRGALDALRDVKKQYQRSRNLFNDSVDSMPVFGTIASQFQDAGTDELYAHLMGVVIQKSKLDWKSKYQKNQVGREASVVLPPDRVRYLTEIKEEIDRNAEWIKKESDLARSAYQLKGAITLLSKKGKSVVDLESEYQTTWNSLSVDSRNTIETWSDKIESFRKEQYSYFVRGKEIKVDNYTVSLSHLKIPKIATPRFVDWGDILEWSYQENFPGFFPYTAGVYPYKRSGEDPTRMFAGEGGPERTNRRFHYLSSGMPAKRLSTAFDSVTLYGEDPDIRPDIYGKIGNSGVNVATLDDAKKLYSGFDLCDPSTSVSMTINGPAPMVLAFFLNAAIDQACEKYIRSEGKTGEVTSKIKSIFDSKGLPVPRFDGNLPETNNGLGLLLLGVTGDEVLPKDTYEKLKKDALSQVRGTVQADILKEDQAQNTCIFSTEFALKMMGDIQHHFIQNQVRNFYSVSISGYHIAEAGANPITQVAFTLSNGFTYVEYYLSRGMDINDFAPNLSFFFSNGIDPEYSVIGRVARRIWAKAMKFKYKANERSQMLKYHIQTSGRSLHSQEIDFNDIRTTLQALYAIYDNCNSLHTNAYDEAITTPTEESVRRAVAIQLIINRELGLAKNENPLQGAFIIEELTNLVEEAILAEFNRLTERGGVLGAMERMYQRNKIQEESLHYETLKHTGEYPIIGVNTFLNRNGSPTVIPGEVIRSTDEEKQQQIGNLKAFQKANIGKTESAITKLKQVARAKENIFQELLETVKVASLGQISHALYEVGGQYRRNM; encoded by the coding sequence ATGAGCACCGAAATTCTGACATACTCTCCTCAAAACAAAATTCGCTTTGTAACGGCGGCTTCCCTTTTTGACGGACACGATGCTTCCATTAATATCATGCGTAGGATCTTACAACAAAGTGGAGTCGAAGTGATCCACTTGGGCCACAACCGTAGTGTCCAAGAAATTGTCCAATGTGCCATCCAAGAAGATGTCCAAGGAATTGCCATCACCAGTTACCAAGGTGGTCATGTGGAATACTTCCAATATATGATTGATTTGTTAAAAAAAGAAGGTGCAGGCCACATACGGGTGTTTGGTGGTGGTGGTGGAACCATTTTACCTTCTGAAATTCAAATTTTACATCAATACGGTGTCGCTCATATTTATTCACCTGATGAAGGTCGTACCTTAGGACTTCAAGGTATGATTAATGATGTGGTCAAACAATCAGATTTCCCTACTCCATTATCATTTAACGGTGATTTAGCTTCACACATTCAAAAGAAAAACTATTTAGCTTTAGGGCAAGCCATCACACAGATGGAATTTTCTCTTTTACAAGAAAAAACTAAATATTCAATCAATTTGGAATTTCCACCTACTAAAAAAACAATTCCTGTGCTTGGGATTACAGGAACTGGTGGAGCTGGAAAATCATCGTTAACGGATGAACTCGTTCGTCGTTATCTGGACGACTTTCCAAACCAAACCATCGCAATTTTATCGGTAGACCCTTCCAAACGGAAAACAGGTGGCGCACTACTAGGTGATCGTATTCGTATGAATTCGATTTTTAATGAAAGGGTTTACATGCGTTCGTTTGCTACACGAGAAGCAAACATTGCCCTGAACCGTAGTGTCAAAGGGGCTATCCAAATTTTAAAGTCTGCTGGTTATGATCTCATCATTGTGGAAACAGCAGGAATTGGGCAAAGTGATTCTGAAATCACAGAAGTGGCAGATGTTTCTTTGTATGTAATGACACCAGAATATGGTGCTGCCACTCAATTGGAAAAAATTGATATGATCGATTATGCGGATGTCATTGCGATCAATAAATTTGATAAACGTGGTGCCCTTGATGCATTACGAGATGTAAAAAAACAATACCAACGTTCTCGAAATTTATTCAATGATTCCGTCGATAGTATGCCAGTGTTTGGAACTATCGCATCTCAATTCCAAGATGCTGGTACGGATGAATTGTACGCACATTTGATGGGAGTAGTCATTCAAAAATCAAAATTAGATTGGAAATCAAAATACCAAAAAAACCAAGTTGGAAGAGAAGCATCTGTTGTTTTACCTCCAGACCGTGTTCGTTACTTAACAGAAATCAAAGAAGAAATTGATCGAAATGCAGAATGGATCAAAAAAGAATCAGACCTTGCTCGCTCCGCCTACCAACTGAAAGGTGCAATAACCTTACTATCAAAAAAAGGAAAATCAGTTGTAGATTTGGAATCTGAATACCAAACAACTTGGAATTCCTTATCTGTGGATTCGAGAAATACCATAGAAACTTGGTCTGACAAAATTGAATCCTTTCGTAAGGAACAATATTCTTACTTTGTCCGTGGCAAAGAAATCAAAGTTGATAATTATACTGTATCGTTAAGCCATCTTAAGATTCCAAAAATTGCTACTCCACGATTTGTGGATTGGGGTGATATTTTAGAATGGTCTTACCAAGAAAACTTTCCAGGTTTTTTCCCTTACACAGCAGGAGTGTATCCGTATAAACGGAGTGGAGAAGATCCAACTCGTATGTTTGCAGGAGAAGGTGGACCAGAACGAACCAATCGAAGGTTCCATTATTTGAGTTCGGGAATGCCCGCCAAACGTCTGTCAACTGCCTTTGATTCGGTGACATTGTATGGAGAGGATCCAGACATTCGACCTGATATATATGGAAAAATTGGAAACTCTGGTGTCAATGTGGCAACATTAGACGATGCAAAAAAACTGTATTCAGGTTTTGATCTTTGTGATCCTTCTACTTCTGTATCCATGACGATTAACGGACCTGCGCCTATGGTCCTTGCTTTTTTTCTAAATGCAGCTATTGACCAGGCATGTGAAAAGTACATTCGATCGGAAGGAAAAACCGGAGAAGTTACATCCAAAATCAAATCTATATTTGATTCAAAAGGATTACCTGTTCCAAGGTTTGATGGAAACTTACCAGAAACAAATAATGGTTTGGGATTACTCTTACTTGGAGTTACGGGAGATGAAGTCCTTCCAAAAGATACTTATGAAAAATTAAAAAAAGATGCTCTTTCCCAAGTGAGAGGAACTGTTCAAGCAGACATTCTTAAAGAAGACCAAGCCCAAAACACATGTATCTTTTCGACTGAATTTGCGTTAAAAATGATGGGTGATATCCAACACCATTTTATACAAAACCAAGTTCGAAATTTTTATTCCGTTTCCATCAGTGGTTACCACATAGCAGAGGCAGGTGCCAATCCAATCACACAGGTTGCCTTTACTCTTTCAAATGGATTTACTTATGTGGAATATTATCTTAGCCGAGGGATGGACATCAATGACTTTGCTCCAAACTTGTCCTTCTTCTTTTCCAATGGAATTGATCCTGAGTATTCGGTGATTGGTCGTGTGGCTCGTCGGATTTGGGCAAAAGCAATGAAGTTCAAATACAAGGCAAATGAACGTTCACAGATGTTAAAGTATCACATTCAAACGTCAGGAAGGTCACTTCACTCTCAAGAGATTGACTTTAATGATATTAGAACCACATTGCAAGCATTATATGCAATTTATGATAATTGCAATTCTCTTCATACCAATGCTTATGATGAAGCAATTACAACACCTACAGAAGAATCGGTACGACGAGCAGTTGCTATCCAACTTATCATCAATCGTGAGTTAGGTCTTGCTAAAAATGAAAATCCATTACAAGGAGCCTTCATCATTGAAGAACTTACCAATTTAGTTGAAGAGGCAATTCTCGCCGAATTCAATCGATTGACAGAACGTGGAGGAGTGCTCGGTGCAATGGAAAGAATGTACCAAAGGAATAAAATCCAAGAAGAGTCCCTCCACTATGAAACTTTAAAACATACCGGTGAATATCCAATTATCGGAGTGAATACTTTCCTCAATCGAAATGGTTCCCCAACAGTGATTCCTGGGGAAGTGATCCGTTCGACAGATGAGGAGAAACAACAACAAATTGGCAATTTAAAGGCATTTCAAAAAGCAAATATTGGCAAAACGGAATCCGCGATCACAAAATTAAAACAAGTAGCTCGTGCCAAAGAAAATATCTTTCAAGAGTTACTAGAAACGGTGAAAGTGGCGTCTTTAGGGCAGATCTCACATGCGTTGTATGAAGTGGGAGGTCAGTACCGCCGCAATATGTAA